From the Carya illinoinensis cultivar Pawnee chromosome 4, C.illinoinensisPawnee_v1, whole genome shotgun sequence genome, one window contains:
- the LOC122307741 gene encoding phosphoinositide phosphatase SAC3-like: MASPEKEFAPSSFYSSVVDEPLSPPPPIHASMHKFRLYETRSNFYMIGRDKSRTYWRVLKIDRLDPSELNIQEDSTTYTEWECSDLLSRINEGNKSTGGLKFVTSCYGIVGFIKFLEPYYMLLITKRRQIGVICGHTIYAVSKSEMIPLSNSTVQSSITNSKNENRYKKLLCMVDLTKDFFFSYSYHVMRSLQKNLCNSETGQVIDETMFVWNEFLTQGIRNHLQNTLWTVALVYGFFKQATLPIYGREIKLTLIARRSRHYAGTRYLKRGVNEKGRVANDVETEQIVFEDVPKGFPMQISSIVQNRGSIPLFWSQETSRLNLKPDILLSRKDQNYEATRLHFENLVNRYGNPIIILNLIKTHEKKPRESILRTEFANAIDFINKNLSEENRLRFLHWDLQKHSRRKATNALILLGKVAAYALTLTGFFYCQVTPTFGCDERLRWLSSENVDNDSFYPQTHCSYDNEDNDYLERKLSGADNGPCNVSNGKHSVKPPMLQKGVLRTNCIDCLDRTNVAQYAYGLAALAHQLHALGVTDNPKIDLDDPLADDLMGFYERMGDTLAHQYGGSAAHNKIFSARRGQWKAAMQSQEFFRTLQRYYSNAYMDAEKQDAINVFLGHFQPQQGKPAIWELDSDQHCDAARNGHTNVGEDGRSIFKRSLSDGNIVCESSSPMSATNPSHVSKSVLPARSQGASNFLSESSPEISACESDIALSRYTPSMPQLFEDIQRDRCLETNHIYFSEHGDMSNCSNFVDLDWLSSSGNSCEEEQFERSLMLTNYPVAGLSAENVVDGVIGEATSSTSEYGSSMKGREQTETELSYGTGQNSDVLEEFPDIFVNWVNYGETLCS, translated from the exons ATGGCGTCGCCAGAGAAGGAGTTCGCACCCTCCTCTTTCTACTCCTCCGTCGTTGATGAGCCCCTTAGTCCTCCTCCTCCTATCCATGCTTCTATGCACAAATTCAGGCTCTACGAGACTCGATCG AACTTTTACATGATAGGAAGGGACAAGAGCAGAACTTATTGGAGAGTGCTAAAGATTGATCGGCTGGACCCTTCAGAGCTAAACATCCAGGAAGATTCTACCACGTATACGGAATGGGAGTGTTCTGACTTGCTAAGTCGGATAAATGAAGGAAATAAGTCCACCGGTGGGCTAAAGTTTGTCACTTCTTGTTATGGAATTGTTG GGTTTATCAAATTTTTGGAACCTTATTACATGTTGCTTATCACAAAAAGAAGACAGATTGGTGTAATCTGTGGCCACACTATATATGCTGTCTCCAAGAGTGAGATGATTCCGCTTTCAAATTCTACTGTTCAGTCCAGTATCACTAATTCCAAGAATGAGAACAG GTACAAGAAGCTCCTATGCATGGTGGATCTCACAAAAGATTTCTTTTTTAGCTACTCATACCATGTTATGCGTAGTCTTCAAAAGAACTTGTGTAATAGTGAGACTGGCCAGGTTATTGATGAAACCATGTTTGTCTGGAATGAGTTCTTGACTCAGGGAATCCGGAATCACCTCCAGAATACTCTTTGGACAGTTGCTTTGGTTTATGGCTTTTTTAAGCAA GCAACACTTCCTATATATGGACGAGAGATCAAACTGACCCTCATTGCAAGACGGTCCCGTCACTATGCAGGCACCAG GTATCTGAAACGAGGTGTAAACGAGAAGGGCAGAGTTGCTAATGATGTTGAGACAGAACAGATAGTGTTTGAGGATGTTCCAAAAGGGTTTCCCATGCAAATAAGCTCTATTGTCCAAAACCGAGGATCAATCCCTCTTTTTTGGTCACAGGAAACGTCACGCTTGAATCTTAAACCAGACATTTTAT TGTCAAGGAAGGACCAAAATTATGAAGCCACCAGGCTTCATTTTGAAAATCTCGTCAATAGATATGGAAACcccattattattttgaatttgattaaG ACGCATGAGAAGAAGCCTCGAGAATCCATtcttcgtacagagtttgctaATGCCATTGATTTCATCAACAAAAATTTGTCAGAGGAGAACCGTCTTAGGTTTCTTCACTGGGATCTACAGAAACATTCTCGGAG AAAAGCTACAAATGCATTGATACTTCTGGGCAAAGTGGCTGCATATGCATTGACGCTAACGGGATTCTTTTATTGCCAAGTAACACCAACCTTTGGGTGTGATGAGCGTCTAAGATGGCTTTCCTCTGA GAATGTGGATAATGATAGCTTTTATCCCCAGACACACTGCAGCTATGATAATGAGGATAATGATTACTTAGAGAGGAAACTCAGTGGTGCTGATAATGGTCCTTGTAACGTTTCTAATGGGAAACACTCTGTCAAGCCACCAATGTTACAAAAAGGGGTGCTCAGGACCAATTGTATTGATTGCCTGGATCGCACGAATGTTGCACAATATGCTTATGGATTAGCAGCTCTTGCACACCAGCTTCATGCTCTGGGAGTGACAGACAACCCAAAGATAGATCTTGATGATCCTTTAGCAGATGATTTGATGGGGTTCTATGAAAGAATGGGTGACACACTTGCTCACCAATATGGTGGCTCAGCTGCTCATAACAAG ATATTCTCTGCAAGAAGGGGTCAGTGGAAAGCAGCAATGCAGTCTCAAGAATTCTTCAGAACTCTTCAAAGATATTACAGCAATGCCTATATGGACGCAGAGAAGCAAGATGCAATTAATGT ATTCTTGGGTCACTTCCAACCACAACAGGGAAAACCTGCTATTTGGGAGCTGGATTCGGACCAGCACTGTGATGCTGCGAGGAATGGGCATACAAATGTAGGTGAAGATGGAAG GTCAATTTTCAAACGATCTTTATCAGATGGGAACATTGTTTGCGAAAGCAGTTCACCCATGTCAGCCACAAATCCTTCACATGTTTCTAAATCAGTTCTGCCTGCGCGATCACAAGGTGCAAGCAACTTTCTATCTGAGTCATCACCAGAAATTTCAGCTTGTGAGAGTGATATAGCTCTTTCGAG GTATACCCCATCAATGCCTCAGCTTTTTGAGGATATTCAAAGAGATCGATGCCTTGAAACCAATCATATTTACTTCTCAGAACATGGAGATATGTCCAACTGCTCAAATTTTGTTGACCTTGACTGGTTATCTTCCTCTGGGAATTCGTGTGAGGAAGAGCAATTTGAgag GTCATTGATGCTCACAAACTATCCAGTTGCCGGGCTATCAGCAGAAAATGTTGTCGATGGAGTGATAGGAGAGGCTACCTCCTCCACCAGTGAATATGGATCCAGCATGAAA GGGAGGGAGCAGACTGAAACAGAGCTGTCCTATGGTACTGGACAGAATTCCGATGTTCTCGAGGAATTTCCAGATATCTTTGTGAACTGGGTGAACTATGGGGAGACACTCTGTAGCTGA
- the LOC122307744 gene encoding dnaJ protein ERDJ2A-like isoform X2, with translation MAASEENSALFPIFILTIMALPLVPYTILKLCRAASKKTKSIHCHCSECSRSGKYRKSIFKRISNFSTCSNLTLILLWVIMIVLVYYIKNMSREIQVFEPFSILGLEPGASESEIKKAYRRISIQYHPDKNPDPEAHKYFVDFISKAYQALTDPISRENFEKYGHPDGRQGFQMGIALPKFLLDIDGASGGILLLWIVGVCILLPLVIAVVYLSRSSKYTGNYVMHQTLTAYYYLMKPSLAPSKVMDVFIKAAEYMEIPVRRTDNEPLQKLFMLVRSELNLDLKNIKQEQAKFWKQHPSLVKTELLIQAQLTRESAALPPSLQGDFRRVLELSPRLLEELMKMALIPRTAQGHGWLRPAIGVVELSQCIIQAVPLSSRKAIGGSSEGIAPFLQLPHFSEAVIKKIARKKVRTFQELQEMSLHERAELLAQVAGFSPDSVQDVEMVLEMMPTITIEVTCETEGEEGIQEGDIVTVHAWVTLKRVNGLIGALPHAPYYPFHKEENFWFLLADPVSNNVWFYQKVSFMDEAAAITASSKSIEETMEGSGANVRETSVAVRDAVEKVKAGSRLVMGKFQAPAEGNYNLTCYCLCDTWIGCDKRTNLKLKILKRTRAGTRSGLVAEEGPILEEGIEEEEENEEEEYDDYESEYSEDEADGHDTKKKGPAANGTVNKGGLSSEGSGTDEE, from the exons ATGGCTGCTTCAGAGGAGAATAGTGCATTGTTTCCGATTTTCATTCTGACAATAATGGCCTTGCCATTGGTGCCCTATACAATTCTGAAGTTATGCCGAGCTGCctcaaagaaaacaaagagtaTACACTGCCATTGCTCTGAATGTTCTCGTTCAGGGAAGTACCGCAAATCAATATTTAAGCGG ATTTCAAACTTCTCAACTTGTAGTAACCTCACCCTGATATTGCTTTGGGTCATAATGATTGTCCTGGTTTATTACATTAAAAATATGAGTCGCGag ATTCAAGTTTTTGAGCCTTTCAGCATTCTTGGATTGGAACCTGGGGCTTCCGAATCAGAAATAAAGAAAGCATATAGAAGAATATCTATTCAATACCATCCTGATAAAAACCCTGATCCAG AGGCACACAAGTATTTTGTGGATTTTATATCAAAGGCTTACCAGGCCCTGACAGATCCAATATCACGtgagaattttgagaaatatggCCATCCAGATGGCAGGCAG GGTTTTCAAATGGGCATAGCTCTCCCTAAGTTCTTGCTAGATATTGATGGGGCGTCTGGTGGAATACTTCTCCTTTGGATAGTTGGTGTGTGTATTCTGTTGCCTTTAGTGATAGCTGTTGTCTATCTCTCGAGGTCTTCCAAATATACAGGAAATTATGTGATGCACCAAACGCTGACAGCATATTATTACTTGATGAAACCTTCTTTGGCCCCAAG CAAGGTTATGGATGTCTTTATAAAGGCGGCTGAATATATGGAAATTCCAGTTCGTAGGACCGATAATGAGCCCCTCCAGAAGTTATTCATGTTGGTCAGGAGTGAATTGAATCTGGACCTTAAAAACATTAAGCAAGAGCAAGCTAAGTTTTGGAAGCAGCATCCATCGCTAGTTAAG ACTGAATTGTTAATTCAGGCTCAATTAACTCGTGAGTCAGCAGCCTTGCCTCCATCTTTGCAAGGTGATTTTAGACGGGTACTAGAACTTTCGCCTCGCCTTCTTGAAGAATTAATGAAG ATGGCACTTATACCGCGCACAGCACAGGGGCATGGATGGCTGAGGCCTGCAATTGGTGTAGTGGAGCTTTCTCAATGTATCATTCAG GCTGTTCCTCTCAGTTCAAGGAAGGCAATTGGAGGGTCTTCTGAAGGCATTGCaccctttctgcagctgccgcATTTCAGTGAAGCTGTTATAAAAAAGATAGCCCGCAAA AAGGTGAGAACATTTCAGGAGCTTCAGGAGATGAGTTTGCATGAACGTGCTGAGCTGCTTGCTCAGGTAGCTGGATTCTCGCCCGACTCTGTACAAGATGTTGAGATGGTGCTGGAAATGATGCCTACTATAACAATTGAAGTTACATGCGAGACTGAAGGTGAAGAGGGTATACAAGAGGGTGACATTGTCACGGTCCATGCTTGGGTAACACTCAAACGTGTTAACGGCCTGATAGGTGCACTTCCCCATGCCCCTTATTACCCATTTCACAAGGAAGAGAACTTCTGGTTTCTGCTTGCAGACCCTGTTTCAAATAACGTGTGGTTTTACCAGAAGGTTAGTTTTATGGATGAAGCTGCAGCTATAACTGcctcttcaaaatcaattgagGAGACAATGGAGGGATCGGGAGCAAATGTAAGGGAGACCAGTGTGGCTGTAAGAGATGCAGTTGAGAAGGTGAAAGCTGGGTCTAGATTGGTAATGGGAAAGTTCCAAGCCCCAGCAGAGGGGAATTACAATTTGACTTGTTACTGCTTGTGTGATACGTGGATCGGCTGTGACAAAAGGACTAACTTGAAACTGAAGATTTTGAAACGGACTAGGGCTGGCACCCGCAGTGGCCTTGTTGCAGAAGAGGGACCCATCTTGGAGGAAGggattgaagaagaagaagagaatgaagAAGAGGAATATGACGATTATGAGAGTGAGTACAGTGAAGATGAGGCAGATGGACACGATACTAAAAAGAAAGGCCCCGCTGCCAATGGTACAGTAAATAAAGGAGGCTTGAGCTCAGAAGGTTCAGGCACTGATGAAGAGTGA
- the LOC122307744 gene encoding dnaJ protein ERDJ2A-like isoform X1 produces MAASEENSALFPIFILTIMALPLVPYTILKLCRAASKKTKSIHCHCSECSRSGKYRKSIFKRISNFSTCSNLTLILLWVIMIVLVYYIKNMSREICAQIQVFEPFSILGLEPGASESEIKKAYRRISIQYHPDKNPDPEAHKYFVDFISKAYQALTDPISRENFEKYGHPDGRQGFQMGIALPKFLLDIDGASGGILLLWIVGVCILLPLVIAVVYLSRSSKYTGNYVMHQTLTAYYYLMKPSLAPSKVMDVFIKAAEYMEIPVRRTDNEPLQKLFMLVRSELNLDLKNIKQEQAKFWKQHPSLVKTELLIQAQLTRESAALPPSLQGDFRRVLELSPRLLEELMKMALIPRTAQGHGWLRPAIGVVELSQCIIQAVPLSSRKAIGGSSEGIAPFLQLPHFSEAVIKKIARKKVRTFQELQEMSLHERAELLAQVAGFSPDSVQDVEMVLEMMPTITIEVTCETEGEEGIQEGDIVTVHAWVTLKRVNGLIGALPHAPYYPFHKEENFWFLLADPVSNNVWFYQKVSFMDEAAAITASSKSIEETMEGSGANVRETSVAVRDAVEKVKAGSRLVMGKFQAPAEGNYNLTCYCLCDTWIGCDKRTNLKLKILKRTRAGTRSGLVAEEGPILEEGIEEEEENEEEEYDDYESEYSEDEADGHDTKKKGPAANGTVNKGGLSSEGSGTDEE; encoded by the exons ATGGCTGCTTCAGAGGAGAATAGTGCATTGTTTCCGATTTTCATTCTGACAATAATGGCCTTGCCATTGGTGCCCTATACAATTCTGAAGTTATGCCGAGCTGCctcaaagaaaacaaagagtaTACACTGCCATTGCTCTGAATGTTCTCGTTCAGGGAAGTACCGCAAATCAATATTTAAGCGG ATTTCAAACTTCTCAACTTGTAGTAACCTCACCCTGATATTGCTTTGGGTCATAATGATTGTCCTGGTTTATTACATTAAAAATATGAGTCGCGag ATTTGTGCTCAGATTCAAGTTTTTGAGCCTTTCAGCATTCTTGGATTGGAACCTGGGGCTTCCGAATCAGAAATAAAGAAAGCATATAGAAGAATATCTATTCAATACCATCCTGATAAAAACCCTGATCCAG AGGCACACAAGTATTTTGTGGATTTTATATCAAAGGCTTACCAGGCCCTGACAGATCCAATATCACGtgagaattttgagaaatatggCCATCCAGATGGCAGGCAG GGTTTTCAAATGGGCATAGCTCTCCCTAAGTTCTTGCTAGATATTGATGGGGCGTCTGGTGGAATACTTCTCCTTTGGATAGTTGGTGTGTGTATTCTGTTGCCTTTAGTGATAGCTGTTGTCTATCTCTCGAGGTCTTCCAAATATACAGGAAATTATGTGATGCACCAAACGCTGACAGCATATTATTACTTGATGAAACCTTCTTTGGCCCCAAG CAAGGTTATGGATGTCTTTATAAAGGCGGCTGAATATATGGAAATTCCAGTTCGTAGGACCGATAATGAGCCCCTCCAGAAGTTATTCATGTTGGTCAGGAGTGAATTGAATCTGGACCTTAAAAACATTAAGCAAGAGCAAGCTAAGTTTTGGAAGCAGCATCCATCGCTAGTTAAG ACTGAATTGTTAATTCAGGCTCAATTAACTCGTGAGTCAGCAGCCTTGCCTCCATCTTTGCAAGGTGATTTTAGACGGGTACTAGAACTTTCGCCTCGCCTTCTTGAAGAATTAATGAAG ATGGCACTTATACCGCGCACAGCACAGGGGCATGGATGGCTGAGGCCTGCAATTGGTGTAGTGGAGCTTTCTCAATGTATCATTCAG GCTGTTCCTCTCAGTTCAAGGAAGGCAATTGGAGGGTCTTCTGAAGGCATTGCaccctttctgcagctgccgcATTTCAGTGAAGCTGTTATAAAAAAGATAGCCCGCAAA AAGGTGAGAACATTTCAGGAGCTTCAGGAGATGAGTTTGCATGAACGTGCTGAGCTGCTTGCTCAGGTAGCTGGATTCTCGCCCGACTCTGTACAAGATGTTGAGATGGTGCTGGAAATGATGCCTACTATAACAATTGAAGTTACATGCGAGACTGAAGGTGAAGAGGGTATACAAGAGGGTGACATTGTCACGGTCCATGCTTGGGTAACACTCAAACGTGTTAACGGCCTGATAGGTGCACTTCCCCATGCCCCTTATTACCCATTTCACAAGGAAGAGAACTTCTGGTTTCTGCTTGCAGACCCTGTTTCAAATAACGTGTGGTTTTACCAGAAGGTTAGTTTTATGGATGAAGCTGCAGCTATAACTGcctcttcaaaatcaattgagGAGACAATGGAGGGATCGGGAGCAAATGTAAGGGAGACCAGTGTGGCTGTAAGAGATGCAGTTGAGAAGGTGAAAGCTGGGTCTAGATTGGTAATGGGAAAGTTCCAAGCCCCAGCAGAGGGGAATTACAATTTGACTTGTTACTGCTTGTGTGATACGTGGATCGGCTGTGACAAAAGGACTAACTTGAAACTGAAGATTTTGAAACGGACTAGGGCTGGCACCCGCAGTGGCCTTGTTGCAGAAGAGGGACCCATCTTGGAGGAAGggattgaagaagaagaagagaatgaagAAGAGGAATATGACGATTATGAGAGTGAGTACAGTGAAGATGAGGCAGATGGACACGATACTAAAAAGAAAGGCCCCGCTGCCAATGGTACAGTAAATAAAGGAGGCTTGAGCTCAGAAGGTTCAGGCACTGATGAAGAGTGA
- the LOC122307745 gene encoding uncharacterized protein LOC122307745 — MHHHHILFDKYHPGYFGKVGMRYFHKLRNKFYCPIVNVDKLWLPRRRSRRPVGLWFSLLRRSLGNLRFCERFVGSEAGTECMDASFSLSRIIVEALVQNLVKSFWVFLLGLVNLFVFLCYHHIWYPGSIRFDFKISDFDFKMIIVGLNLIWNWDIERNLPRPNPKKVIR, encoded by the coding sequence ATGCACCACCACCACATCCTCTTCgacaagtaccatccggggtaCTTTGGCAAGGTCGGCATGAGGTATTTCCACAAGCTGCGCAACAAGTTCTACTGCCCAATCGTCAACGTCGACAAGCTCTGGTTGCCGAGAAGAAGATCAAGGAGGCCGGTGGGGCTGTGGTTCTCACTGCTTAGGAGGTCGTTGGGTAATCTCAGGTTTTGTGAGCGATTTGTGGGTTCAGAGGCTGGTACTGAATGTATGGATGCTTCATTCTCCTTGTCCAGAATTATTGTGGAGGCTTTGGTGCAGAATCTTGTCAAATCTTTCTGGGTTTTTCTTCTGGGTCTAGTcaatctctttgtttttctctgcTATCATCATATTTGGTATCCGGGTTCCATCCGATTCGATTTTAAGATATCCGATTTCGATTTTAAGATGATTATCGTGGGTTTGAATTTGATCTGGAATTGGGATATTGAGAGAAATCTCCCCCGCCCCAACCCAAAAAAAGTAATTAGGTAA